One Streptomyces sp. V4I8 genomic window carries:
- a CDS encoding FAD-dependent monooxygenase, translating into MRAIVVGAGIGGLAATLSLRRAGVDVTLVEQTARFTEVGAGIQLAPNATRELRRLDVLDAVAAQAARPAHVSFHTWSDGSEICRYALGREAEEEFGAPYLVVHRADLHGALAAAVPRESVRLNTTVVAIGQDDDYAQVMTATGERLTADLVVAADGIRSSARQWLFGEDEAVFSGTAAYRALLPSDEVKDLGLPPLAVWLGPDRHFVHYWVRRGELLNVVAVFSTEELAQESWTARAEPGEQLREFAGWDARVLSVLERAGHVFRYGIHTRTPLARWNVGRVTLLGDSAHAMVPFQAQGAAQAILDAAVLGDVLVGVMPAEVPGALERYVRRRLAGATGMQAASARAGRDFHLPDGAEAQARNARMAGYAAEHRFMPQATAWRADALDRHSEGPGPR; encoded by the coding sequence ATGAGGGCGATCGTGGTCGGAGCCGGCATCGGAGGACTGGCCGCGACCCTGAGCCTGCGCCGCGCCGGCGTCGATGTGACCCTGGTCGAACAGACGGCGCGCTTCACGGAGGTGGGCGCCGGAATCCAGCTCGCCCCGAACGCCACGCGGGAGCTGCGCCGGCTGGACGTGCTGGACGCGGTCGCCGCACAGGCCGCCCGCCCCGCCCACGTCAGCTTCCACACCTGGTCGGACGGCTCGGAGATCTGCCGCTACGCGCTGGGCCGCGAGGCGGAGGAGGAGTTCGGGGCGCCGTATCTGGTGGTGCACCGGGCGGACCTGCACGGCGCATTGGCCGCCGCGGTGCCACGGGAGTCGGTACGCCTGAACACGACGGTCGTCGCCATCGGCCAGGACGACGACTACGCCCAGGTGATGACGGCGACGGGCGAACGCCTGACCGCGGACCTGGTGGTGGCCGCGGACGGGATCCGCTCCTCGGCCCGCCAGTGGCTCTTCGGCGAGGATGAGGCGGTTTTCTCGGGAACGGCCGCGTACCGGGCCCTGCTGCCGTCGGACGAGGTGAAGGACTTGGGCCTGCCGCCGCTCGCCGTCTGGCTCGGCCCGGACCGCCACTTCGTCCACTACTGGGTGCGGCGGGGCGAACTGCTCAACGTCGTGGCCGTGTTCAGCACGGAGGAGCTGGCCCAGGAGTCGTGGACCGCCCGGGCGGAACCCGGAGAGCAGCTACGCGAGTTCGCCGGCTGGGACGCCCGCGTGCTGAGCGTCCTCGAACGCGCGGGCCACGTCTTCCGCTACGGCATCCACACCCGCACCCCCCTCGCCCGCTGGAACGTCGGCCGGGTGACCCTCCTCGGCGACAGCGCCCACGCGATGGTCCCGTTCCAGGCGCAGGGTGCGGCCCAGGCGATCCTGGACGCGGCGGTGCTGGGCGACGTACTGGTGGGCGTGATGCCGGCCGAGGTGCCGGGTGCCCTGGAGCGCTACGTGCGGCGACGGCTGGCGGGGGCGACGGGCATGCAGGCCGCTTCGGCCCGGGCGGGCAGGGACTTCCACTTGCCGGACGGGGCGGAGGCCCAGGCGCGGAACGCGCGTATGGCGGGGTACGCGGCCGAGCACAGGTTCATGCCGCAGGCGACGGCGTGGAGGGCGGACGCATTGGATCGGCACTCGGAAGGCCCTGGTCCTCGCTGA
- a CDS encoding NAD(P)H-hydrate dehydratase: protein MRTAYSVETVRAAERELMARLPDGTLMQRAAGGLAAACADLLGRVYGSRVALLIGSGDNGGDALYAGARLARRGAGVTAILLTPERAHPGGLAALRRAGGRAVGTAEAEDLIERADLVVDGIVGIGGKGGLRPEAAPLADAVARSRAAVVAVDLPSGVDVETGEVRGTALRADLTVTFGTHKPGLLIDPAREYAGVVRLVDIGLALPNDAVELEALQHDDVAALLPLPAAETDKYRRGVVGIAAGSARYPGAAVLAVAGALRGGAGAVRYVGPAGDAVIARFPETLVSERGPKKAGRVQAWVVGPGAGDDAATVAEVLATDVPVLLDADGLRLADAEAVRGRAAPTLMTPHAGEAAALLGVSREEVEGARLASVRELAGRYAATVLLKGSTTLVAEAGGTGAVRVNPTGTGWLATAGSGDVLSGLAGSLLAAGLTAVDAASVAAYLHGLSARFAADGAPVGAHDVAEGIPGAWRDVRG from the coding sequence ATGCGGACTGCGTACAGCGTGGAGACGGTAAGGGCGGCCGAACGGGAGCTGATGGCACGGCTTCCGGACGGGACGCTGATGCAGCGGGCGGCGGGCGGACTCGCCGCCGCCTGCGCGGATCTGCTGGGCCGGGTGTACGGCAGCCGGGTCGCCCTGCTGATCGGCAGCGGCGACAACGGCGGCGACGCCCTCTACGCCGGGGCCCGACTGGCCAGGCGCGGGGCGGGAGTCACGGCGATCCTGCTGACGCCCGAGCGGGCCCACCCCGGAGGCCTCGCGGCACTGCGGCGGGCGGGCGGCCGGGCGGTGGGGACCGCGGAGGCCGAGGACCTGATCGAGCGGGCGGATCTGGTCGTCGACGGCATCGTCGGGATCGGCGGCAAGGGCGGGCTACGACCGGAGGCGGCACCGCTGGCCGACGCGGTGGCCCGGTCGAGGGCGGCCGTGGTCGCCGTCGACCTGCCGAGCGGCGTGGACGTCGAGACGGGCGAGGTACGCGGCACGGCACTGCGGGCCGACCTCACGGTCACCTTCGGCACCCACAAGCCGGGCCTGCTGATCGATCCGGCGCGGGAGTACGCCGGTGTGGTGCGGCTGGTGGACATCGGTCTGGCGCTGCCGAACGACGCGGTGGAGCTGGAGGCGCTGCAACACGACGACGTGGCGGCGCTGTTGCCGCTCCCGGCCGCGGAGACGGACAAGTACCGGCGCGGTGTCGTGGGCATCGCGGCGGGATCCGCGCGATACCCGGGCGCGGCCGTACTCGCCGTCGCGGGGGCGCTGCGGGGCGGGGCGGGCGCCGTACGGTACGTCGGTCCGGCCGGGGACGCGGTGATCGCCCGGTTCCCCGAGACGCTGGTGTCGGAACGGGGACCGAAGAAGGCCGGGCGCGTACAGGCATGGGTCGTCGGCCCGGGCGCCGGGGACGACGCGGCGACGGTGGCGGAGGTGCTGGCGACGGACGTACCGGTGCTGCTCGACGCGGACGGGCTGCGGCTGGCGGACGCGGAGGCGGTACGGGGCCGTGCGGCACCGACCCTGATGACCCCGCACGCCGGGGAGGCGGCGGCGCTGCTCGGTGTCTCCCGGGAGGAGGTCGAAGGGGCTCGGCTGGCTTCGGTACGGGAGTTGGCGGGGCGGTATGCGGCGACGGTGCTGTTGAAGGGGTCGACGACGCTGGTGGCGGAAGCCGGCGGTACGGGGGCCGTACGCGTCAACCCGACCGGAACCGGCTGGCTGGCCACGGCAGGCAGCGGTGACGTGCTGTCCGGATTGGCGGGATCGCTGCTGGCGGCGGGGCTCACGGCGGTGGACGCTGCGAGCGTGGCGGCGTATCTCCATGGTCTCTCGGCGAGATTCGCGGCGGACGGGGCGCCGGTGGGGGCGCATGACGTGGCCGAAGGGATTCCGGGGGCTTGGCGGGATGTACGGGGCTGA
- a CDS encoding holo-ACP synthase, whose amino-acid sequence MSIIGVGIDVAEIDRFEAALERTPGLAERLFLESELLLPSGERRGSASLAARFAAKEALAKALGAPAGLLWTDAEVFVEDSGRPRLRVVGTVAARAAELGVRSWHVSLSHDAGVASAVVVAEG is encoded by the coding sequence ATGAGCATCATCGGGGTCGGTATCGACGTGGCCGAGATCGACAGGTTCGAGGCGGCGCTGGAACGCACACCGGGGCTGGCCGAACGGCTCTTCCTGGAGAGCGAGTTGCTGCTGCCCAGCGGCGAACGCCGGGGCAGCGCCTCACTCGCCGCCCGTTTCGCCGCGAAGGAGGCCCTGGCGAAGGCGCTGGGCGCCCCGGCGGGCCTCCTCTGGACGGACGCCGAGGTCTTCGTCGAGGACAGCGGCCGGCCACGACTGCGGGTGGTGGGGACGGTGGCGGCCCGGGCGGCCGAACTGGGCGTGCGGTCCTGGCATGTGTCGCTGAGCCATGACGCCGGGGTGGCGTCGGCGGTGGTGGTGGCGGAGGGCTGA
- a CDS encoding L,D-transpeptidase family protein, whose translation MISGRIASRSIALLLAGAAVLPVGSASADPEPPASGPQAELVPGVPLNTLPLWATDTPDQALPPEVYEPSAEEDAVEPPDAEDDANELVEYVDPWDVLDEPKCSEQTGPHQRQVEQWLKREADGKQSAADCRAIRAFQTKHKIKPAIGFAGPVTWATMQLVAAGKNPNAAGKCPVRAYRIACVDLDRQLAWVQQGKKVVYGPVHIRSGRKGYGTRTGWHRVYWRHKNHVSSLYDSPMPYSQFFSGGQAFHGVYAGLFTPVGSRGCVNMRLDDARKLWGVLRNNDRVYVWGHRSEP comes from the coding sequence ATGATCAGCGGACGTATCGCAAGCCGGAGCATCGCCTTGCTGCTCGCCGGCGCCGCCGTGCTGCCCGTGGGCAGTGCCTCGGCCGACCCCGAACCCCCGGCTTCCGGACCGCAGGCCGAACTCGTCCCCGGCGTCCCCCTGAACACGCTCCCGCTCTGGGCCACCGACACACCCGACCAGGCGCTGCCGCCGGAGGTGTACGAACCCAGCGCCGAGGAGGACGCCGTCGAGCCGCCGGACGCGGAGGACGACGCGAACGAGCTCGTGGAGTACGTCGACCCCTGGGACGTCCTCGACGAACCGAAGTGCAGCGAGCAGACGGGCCCCCACCAGCGGCAGGTCGAACAGTGGCTGAAGAGGGAGGCGGACGGGAAGCAGTCGGCCGCCGACTGCCGGGCCATCCGCGCCTTCCAGACCAAGCACAAGATCAAACCCGCCATCGGGTTCGCCGGACCTGTGACGTGGGCCACCATGCAGCTCGTCGCCGCCGGGAAGAACCCCAACGCCGCCGGGAAGTGCCCGGTGCGGGCGTACCGGATCGCCTGTGTCGATCTCGACCGGCAGCTGGCCTGGGTGCAGCAGGGGAAGAAGGTCGTGTACGGGCCCGTGCACATCCGCAGCGGCCGGAAGGGATACGGGACGCGCACCGGTTGGCACCGCGTCTACTGGCGGCACAAGAACCACGTGTCGTCGCTCTACGACAGCCCCATGCCGTACTCCCAGTTCTTCAGCGGCGGCCAGGCCTTCCACGGCGTCTACGCCGGCCTCTTCACCCCCGTCGGCTCCAGGGGCTGCGTCAACATGCGCCTGGACGACGCCCGGAAGCTGTGGGGCGTGCTGAGGAACAACGACCGGGTGTACGTGTGGGGGCACCGCTCGGAGCCGTAA
- the alr gene encoding alanine racemase: MTETAALRTAPLRARAEIDLAALRANVRTLRAHAPGAALMAVVKSDAYGHGAVPCARAAIEGGAGWLGTATPEEALVLRAAGLHGVRIMCWLWTPGGPWREAIEADLDVSLSGMWALREVTEAARQAGAPARVQLKADTGLGRNGCQPGEDWAELVREALRAEADGLVRITGLWSHFACADEPGHPSIAAQLSLFREMVTYAEARGVRPEVRHIANSPATLTVPDSHFDLVRTGIATYGISPSPELGSSADFGLRPVMTLSASLALVKHVPGGHGVSYGHHYVTPGDTTLGLVPLGYADGIPRHASGAGPVLVGGKWRTVAGRIAMDQFVVDLGGDEPGTGAEAVLFGPGDRGEPTAEDWAQAAGTIAYEIVTRIGTRVPRVYRNASR; this comes from the coding sequence ATGACAGAAACAGCAGCCCTGCGGACCGCGCCCCTGCGAGCCCGCGCCGAGATCGATCTGGCCGCCCTGCGGGCCAACGTACGGACCCTGCGCGCCCACGCGCCGGGCGCGGCCCTGATGGCCGTCGTGAAGTCGGACGCGTACGGCCACGGGGCGGTGCCGTGTGCCCGCGCGGCGATCGAAGGGGGCGCCGGCTGGCTGGGTACGGCCACGCCCGAGGAGGCCCTCGTGCTGCGGGCCGCCGGGCTGCACGGCGTACGCATCATGTGCTGGCTGTGGACGCCGGGCGGGCCCTGGCGGGAGGCCATCGAGGCCGACCTGGACGTCTCCCTGAGCGGGATGTGGGCCCTGCGGGAGGTCACCGAGGCCGCCCGGCAGGCGGGCGCCCCCGCGCGCGTGCAGCTCAAGGCCGACACCGGGCTCGGGCGCAACGGCTGCCAGCCGGGTGAGGACTGGGCCGAACTGGTCCGCGAGGCCCTGCGGGCCGAGGCCGACGGGCTGGTCCGGATCACCGGGCTCTGGTCGCACTTCGCCTGCGCCGACGAGCCCGGGCACCCGTCCATCGCCGCCCAGCTCTCCCTCTTCCGCGAGATGGTCACGTACGCCGAAGCGAGGGGCGTGCGGCCCGAGGTGCGGCACATCGCCAACTCGCCCGCCACGCTCACCGTCCCGGACAGCCACTTCGACCTCGTGCGCACCGGGATCGCGACCTACGGCATCTCGCCCAGCCCCGAGCTGGGCAGCTCCGCCGACTTCGGGCTGCGGCCCGTGATGACCCTCTCGGCCTCCCTCGCCCTGGTGAAACACGTCCCGGGCGGCCACGGCGTCAGCTACGGCCATCACTACGTCACCCCGGGCGACACCACCCTCGGCCTCGTCCCCCTCGGCTACGCGGACGGCATCCCGCGGCACGCCTCCGGCGCCGGGCCCGTCCTGGTCGGCGGCAAGTGGCGGACGGTCGCGGGGCGGATCGCGATGGACCAGTTCGTCGTCGACCTGGGCGGCGACGAGCCCGGGACGGGGGCGGAAGCGGTGCTGTTCGGGCCCGGTGACCGGGGTGAGCCCACCGCCGAGGACTGGGCGCAGGCCGCGGGGACCATCGCGTACGAAATCGTCACCCGGATCGGAACGCGCGTTCCACGCGTCTATAGAAACGCGTCCCGGTGA
- a CDS encoding alpha/beta fold hydrolase, with product MSESSAEAVAAVASATGAAAANWRRATGFAGAAIGVIAAGAAAGVAIERMTVGRGMRQKARLALDSAGPYGSLRGMPGKAYADDGTELYYEVDDIDPEAAPALTPRRRRLFGRKAPAPVTVVFSHGYCLSQDSWHFQRAALRGVVRTVHWDQRSHGRSGRGVAQTEQGTHVDIEQLGRDLKAVIDAAAPEGPLVLVGHSMGGMTVMALADQYPELILDRVVATAFVGTSSGKLGEVNFGLPVAGVNAVRRVLPGVLRALGQRAELVEKGRRATADLFAGIIKRYSFSSRDVDPAVARFAERMIEGTPIDVVAEFYPAFADHDKTEALAHFTDMPVLVLAGVGDLVTPSEHSEAIADLLPEAELVLVPDAGHLVMLEHPEVVTDRLADLLTRAGAVPAGATVSGYGSTSSTAQRG from the coding sequence GTGAGCGAGAGCAGCGCGGAGGCCGTCGCGGCCGTCGCCTCCGCCACGGGGGCGGCCGCCGCGAACTGGCGCAGGGCGACCGGCTTCGCCGGTGCGGCGATAGGCGTGATCGCGGCCGGCGCGGCCGCGGGTGTCGCCATAGAGCGGATGACCGTGGGCCGGGGCATGCGGCAGAAGGCCCGACTCGCCCTCGACTCGGCGGGACCGTACGGCTCGCTGCGCGGCATGCCCGGCAAGGCGTACGCCGACGACGGCACCGAGCTGTACTACGAGGTCGACGACATCGACCCCGAGGCCGCTCCCGCCCTCACCCCGCGCCGGCGCCGGCTCTTCGGGCGCAAGGCACCCGCCCCCGTCACCGTCGTCTTCAGCCACGGCTACTGCCTCAGCCAGGACTCCTGGCACTTCCAGCGCGCCGCGCTCAGGGGCGTCGTCCGCACCGTGCACTGGGACCAGCGCAGCCACGGCCGGTCCGGGCGGGGCGTCGCCCAGACGGAGCAGGGCACGCACGTGGACATCGAGCAGCTCGGGCGCGACCTGAAGGCCGTCATCGACGCGGCCGCGCCCGAAGGGCCGCTCGTGCTGGTCGGGCACTCCATGGGCGGGATGACCGTCATGGCACTGGCCGACCAGTACCCGGAGCTGATCCTCGACCGGGTCGTCGCCACCGCCTTCGTCGGTACGTCGTCCGGGAAGCTGGGCGAGGTCAACTTCGGGCTGCCCGTCGCGGGAGTGAACGCGGTGCGGCGGGTGCTGCCGGGCGTGCTCAGGGCGCTGGGGCAGCGGGCCGAGCTGGTGGAGAAGGGACGGCGGGCCACCGCGGACCTGTTCGCCGGGATCATCAAGCGGTACTCGTTCTCGTCCCGGGACGTCGACCCGGCCGTCGCCCGGTTCGCCGAGCGGATGATCGAGGGGACCCCGATCGACGTGGTCGCGGAGTTCTACCCGGCCTTCGCCGACCACGACAAGACCGAGGCGCTCGCCCACTTCACGGACATGCCGGTGCTCGTCCTGGCCGGCGTCGGCGACCTCGTCACCCCCAGCGAGCACAGCGAGGCGATCGCCGATCTGCTGCCGGAGGCCGAGCTGGTGCTCGTGCCGGACGCCGGGCACCTGGTGATGCTGGAGCACCCGGAAGTCGTCACCGACCGTCTGGCCGACCTGCTCACCCGCGCGGGTGCCGTGCCCGCAGGGGCTACCGTAAGTGGCTATGGAAGCACCAGCAGCACCGCACAACGCGGGTGA
- the tsaE gene encoding tRNA (adenosine(37)-N6)-threonylcarbamoyltransferase complex ATPase subunit type 1 TsaE, with amino-acid sequence MEAPAAPHNAGDLQLTVTSPDQMRELGRRLAKLLRAGDLVMLSGELGAGKTTLTRGLGEGLGVRGAVTSPTFVIARVHPSLGDGPPLVHVDAYRLSGGLDEMEDLDLDVSLPESVIVVEWGEGKVEELTEERLQLVIHRAVGDTTDEVRHVTVTGLGERWAPVDLSVLSA; translated from the coding sequence ATGGAAGCACCAGCAGCACCGCACAACGCGGGTGATCTTCAGCTGACCGTCACGTCTCCCGACCAGATGCGGGAGCTGGGCCGCCGACTCGCCAAGCTGCTGCGCGCCGGCGACCTCGTGATGCTCAGCGGGGAGCTCGGCGCGGGCAAGACGACGCTGACCCGCGGGCTCGGCGAGGGGCTGGGGGTCCGCGGAGCGGTCACGTCGCCGACCTTCGTGATCGCCCGTGTGCACCCCTCCCTCGGCGACGGGCCGCCGCTCGTCCACGTCGATGCCTACCGGCTGTCCGGCGGGCTCGACGAGATGGAGGACCTCGACCTCGACGTCTCGCTGCCCGAGTCGGTGATCGTCGTGGAGTGGGGCGAGGGCAAGGTCGAGGAGCTCACCGAGGAACGGCTGCAGCTCGTGATCCACCGTGCGGTGGGCGACACCACCGACGAGGTGCGGCATGTGACGGTGACCGGGCTGGGGGAGCGCTGGGCGCCGGTGGACCTGAGCGTGCTCTCCGCCTGA
- the tsaB gene encoding tRNA (adenosine(37)-N6)-threonylcarbamoyltransferase complex dimerization subunit type 1 TsaB — MLLLALDTATPAVTVALHDGTDVIASSSQVDARRHGELLLPAVDRVLTEAGVKLDAVTGIVVGIGPGPYTGLRVGLMTADTFGLAVGVPVHGVCTLDGLAYAADIEKGPFVVATDARRKEVYWARYADSRTRLTDPAVDRPADIADQVAGLPAVGAGALLYPDTFPSAHEPEHVSAAALAALAAERLAAGEELPAPRPLYLRRPDAQVPKNYKVVTPK, encoded by the coding sequence GTGCTCTTGCTCGCTCTGGATACCGCCACCCCCGCCGTCACCGTCGCGCTGCACGACGGTACGGACGTCATCGCCTCGTCGAGCCAGGTGGACGCGCGCCGGCACGGCGAGCTGCTGCTGCCGGCCGTCGACCGCGTCCTCACCGAGGCCGGTGTGAAGCTCGACGCCGTCACCGGCATCGTCGTGGGCATCGGCCCCGGCCCGTACACCGGGCTGCGCGTCGGTCTGATGACCGCCGACACCTTCGGGCTCGCCGTCGGCGTCCCCGTGCACGGTGTGTGCACGCTGGACGGCCTCGCGTACGCCGCCGACATCGAGAAGGGCCCCTTCGTCGTGGCGACCGACGCCCGGCGCAAGGAGGTCTACTGGGCGCGCTACGCCGACTCGCGTACGCGGCTGACCGACCCGGCCGTCGACCGGCCCGCCGACATCGCCGACCAGGTCGCAGGTCTGCCCGCGGTCGGCGCGGGCGCGCTGCTGTACCCCGACACCTTCCCCAGCGCCCACGAGCCCGAGCACGTGTCGGCGGCGGCTCTCGCGGCGCTGGCCGCCGAGCGGCTCGCGGCGGGCGAGGAACTGCCCGCGCCCAGACCGCTGTACCTGCGCCGGCCCGACGCCCAGGTCCCCAAGAACTACAAGGTGGTCACCCCCAAGTGA
- the rimI gene encoding ribosomal protein S18-alanine N-acetyltransferase, translating to MRWWDIDAVLGLEKNLFPEDAWSRGMFWSELAHSRGPGATRHYVVAEDGERLVGYAGLASSGDLADVQTIAVARDQWGTGLGGRLLTELLRAATAFECAEVMLECRVDNVRAQKLYERFGFEAIGFRRGYYQPGNVDALVMRLDTKSNSGSAAGSPSVQGTEIND from the coding sequence ATGCGCTGGTGGGACATCGACGCCGTGCTGGGCCTCGAGAAGAACCTGTTCCCCGAGGACGCCTGGTCCCGGGGGATGTTCTGGTCCGAGCTGGCCCACTCCCGGGGGCCCGGGGCGACCCGGCACTACGTCGTCGCCGAGGACGGCGAACGGCTCGTCGGATACGCCGGCCTCGCGTCCTCCGGCGATCTGGCCGACGTCCAGACCATCGCGGTCGCCCGCGACCAGTGGGGGACCGGCCTCGGCGGCCGTCTCCTCACCGAACTGCTGCGGGCCGCCACCGCCTTCGAGTGCGCCGAAGTGATGCTGGAGTGCCGCGTGGACAACGTCCGCGCGCAGAAGCTCTACGAGCGCTTCGGCTTCGAGGCCATCGGCTTCCGGCGCGGCTACTACCAGCCGGGGAACGTGGATGCCCTGGTGATGCGACTGGACACGAAATCCAACAGCGGCTCCGCCGCGGGTTCACCTTCCGTACAAGGAACCGAGATCAATGACTGA
- the tsaD gene encoding tRNA (adenosine(37)-N6)-threonylcarbamoyltransferase complex transferase subunit TsaD — translation MTDARDEPLVLGIETSCDETGVGIVRGTTLLADAIASSVDEHARFGGVVPEVASRAHLEAMVPTIDRALKEAGVSARDLDGIAVTAGPGLAGALLVGVSAAKAYAYALGKPLYGVNHLASHICVDQLEHGALPEPTMALLVSGGHSSLLLSSDITSDVRPMGATIDDAAGEAFDKIARVLNLGFPGGPVIDRYAREGDPEAIAFPRGLTGPRDPAYDFSFSGLKTAVARWIEAKRAAGEEVPVRDVSASFQEAVVDVLTRKAVRACKDEGVDHLMIGGGVAANSRLRALAQERCEAAGIRLRVPRPKLCTDNGAMVAALGAEMVARNRPASSWDLSADSSLPVTDPHVPGHDHDHDHVHEVSKENLYS, via the coding sequence ATGACTGACGCACGCGACGAGCCGCTCGTACTCGGCATCGAGACCTCCTGCGACGAGACCGGTGTCGGTATCGTCCGCGGCACCACCCTGCTCGCCGACGCCATCGCCTCCAGCGTCGACGAACACGCCCGCTTCGGCGGTGTCGTGCCGGAGGTCGCCTCCCGGGCCCACCTGGAGGCGATGGTCCCGACGATCGACCGCGCGCTGAAGGAGGCCGGGGTGAGCGCCCGCGACCTGGACGGCATCGCGGTGACCGCCGGTCCGGGTCTGGCGGGCGCGCTGCTGGTCGGCGTATCGGCGGCGAAGGCGTACGCCTACGCACTGGGCAAGCCCCTCTACGGGGTCAACCACCTGGCCTCCCACATCTGCGTGGACCAGCTGGAGCACGGGGCGCTGCCGGAGCCGACGATGGCGCTGCTGGTGTCCGGCGGGCACAGCTCTCTGCTGCTGTCGTCCGACATCACCTCCGACGTCCGCCCGATGGGCGCGACCATCGACGACGCGGCCGGCGAGGCCTTCGACAAGATCGCCCGGGTGCTGAACCTGGGCTTCCCGGGCGGTCCGGTCATCGACCGGTACGCGCGCGAGGGCGACCCGGAGGCGATCGCGTTCCCGCGCGGTCTGACCGGCCCGCGAGACCCGGCGTACGACTTCTCCTTCTCCGGCCTGAAGACGGCGGTGGCCCGCTGGATCGAGGCCAAGCGGGCGGCGGGCGAGGAGGTGCCGGTGCGGGACGTGTCCGCCTCCTTCCAGGAGGCGGTCGTGGACGTGCTGACCCGTAAGGCCGTCCGTGCCTGCAAGGACGAGGGCGTCGACCACCTGATGATCGGCGGCGGCGTGGCGGCCAACTCCCGGCTGCGCGCGCTGGCCCAGGAGCGGTGCGAGGCGGCGGGGATCCGGCTGCGGGTGCCCCGGCCGAAGCTGTGCACGGACAACGGGGCGATGGTGGCGGCGCTGGGCGCGGAGATGGTCGCGCGCAACCGGCCGGCGTCGAGCTGGGACCTGTCGGCGGACTCCTCGCTGCCGGTGACGGACCCCCATGTGCCGGGGCACGACCACGACCACGACCA